The Plodia interpunctella isolate USDA-ARS_2022_Savannah chromosome 8, ilPloInte3.2, whole genome shotgun sequence genome window below encodes:
- the LOC128671707 gene encoding juvenile hormone esterase, whose translation MVQVNVNEGILEGELVNNEYGGKFYSFKGIPYADPPVGDLRFKAPQPPKPWNGIRSANEFGPVCYQIDFAINSNPIGSEDCLYLNVYTPELNPVKPMPVMLYIHGGAFLSGSGNDDMTGPEFLVKHNVIIVTINYRLGALGFLCLDTEDIPGNAGMKDQVAAMRWVNKNISNFGGDPNNVTIFGESAGAGSVSFHLISPLTKGLFRKAIAQSGVLTCWWAQAFKPRDHALSLAKQLGFYSEDDKKLSDFFKSLPLEKLVQLDLSNILGFSKKEFLNIYFNIVSEKPFGHERYFHGDVYDVLRNTGIHADVELMAGYTEDEGYVGLCGINIERLIKQLNTMNDFCVPKQIALNVPLTKQLDVAKKFKSFYFKNQEITMDNLDKYINYLSMDMFIVGAIQLAKIIAKQKKNKVFFYKFTCKSERNRLATEYLGLKEDMFENRQVVCHSDDLAYLFPVKSMLEKVNTNSRTFELIENVTRLWTNFAKYGNPTPDASLGVQWTPFSSERQEYLDVGNKLVPSTDPEKDELAFWESIYQEYYPHCLCN comes from the exons ATGGTGCAAGTGAATGTAAATGAGGGTATTTTAGAAGGAGAGTTAGTGAACAATGAATATGGTggaaaattttacagtttcAAAGGGATTCCGTACGCGGATCCTCCTGTAGGAGATCTTAGATTCAAA GCACCTCAGCCACCGAAACCATGGAATGGCATACGAAGCGCAAATGAGTTTGGACCAGTGTGTTATCAAATAgatttcgcgataaactcgaatCCAATAGGTTCTGAAGATTGCCTTTATCTCAACGTGTACACGCCAGAACTAAACCCAGTAAAACCTATGCCTGTAATGCTTTACATCCACGGAGGAGCATTTCTATCGGGAAGTGGAAATGACGATATGACAGGACCAGAATTTTTGGTCAAACATAACGTTATAATAGTCACTATCAATTACAGACTTGGAGCTCTGGGTTTCCTGTGCTTGGACACAGAAGATATTCCCGGTAATGCTGGAATGAAAGACCAAGTAGCTGCAATGAGATGggtcaataaaaacattagtaATTTTGGCGGAGATCCAAATAATGTGACGATATTTGGAGAAAGTGCAGGAGCTGGTAGCGTTTCTTTTCATCTCATATCTCCGCTAACTAAAGGACTGTTTAGGAAAGCTATAGCCCAAAGTGGTGTGTTAACATGCTGGTGGGCCCAGGCATTTAAACCACGTGATCATGCTCTCAGCCTTGCTAAACAATTAGGCTTTTATTCCGAAGACGACAAGAAATTGAGtgattttttcaaatctttgCCGCTCGAAAAACTAGTACAGTTGGATTTGTCCAATATATTAGGTTTTTCGAAAAAAgaattcttaaatatttatttcaatattgtaAGTGAAAAACCATTTGGACATGAAAGGTATTTTCACGGCGATGTGTATGATGTTTTGCGTAATACCGGTATACATGCTGACGTAGAATTAATGGCTGGTTACACAGAGGATGAAGGCTACGTAGGATTATGCGGCATCAACATCGAACGGTTAATTAAACAATTGAATACCATGAATGACTTTTGCGTTCCAAAACAGATCGCGCTAAATGTACCGCTGACAAAACAATTGGACGTGgcgaaaaaatttaaatcattttattttaaaaaccaaGAGATAACGATGGATAATTTGGATAAATATATCAACTATTTATCAATGGATATGTTTATTGTTGGTGCCATTCAACTCgcaaaaataattgcaaaacagaagaaaaataaagtgttCTTTTACAAGTTCACCTGCAAATCTGAAAGGAATCGCCTTGCCACAGAATACCTAGGATTAAAGGAAGACATGTTTGAAAATAGGCAGGTCGTATGCCATTCGGATGATCTAGCTTATTTATTCCCTGTAAAATCTATGTTAGAGAAAGTCAATACAAATTCAAGAACATTTGAATTAATAGAAAATGTCACCAGACTTTGGACGAACTTTGCTAAATATGG GAATCCAACACCAGACGCCAGTTTGGGGGTCCAGTGGACGCCGTTCTCTTCAGAAAGACAAGAATATTTAGATGTTGGAAATAAACTAGTTCCAAGTACCGATCCAGAGAAGGACGAACTTGCATTTTGGGAGTCTATATATCAAGAATACTATCCGCATTGCCTTTGCAATTAA